In the Blattabacterium sp. (Blattella germanica) str. Bge genome, TCCCTATAAACACAAAATAGAAATAGATTCATTTAATGGATTAACTATTTCTTTTTGTATAAAAAAAAAAGCTAAATTTTTGTTAAGAGGAATTAGAAATCAATTTGACTTTGAATTTGAAAAAGACATATTGTTTGCTAATAAAAAATTAGATAAAACAAACCTCATTGAAACAGTATATCTTTTTTCTTCTTATGAAAAATCTCACATTTGTTCTTCTGTTGTAAGAGACATTATGAAAAATGGAGGAGATTATACCTTATTTGTTCCTACTTCTGTAAAAATAGAATAATTGTATCAATTGATATTATGATCTATCCAATCAAGAACAATTTGTTTTTTTTCCATATTTACATCTATAAGTCTTACTTTTACTTTATCTCCTAAGTGATAAATTCTTCTTTTTTTTTTTCCAATTATACTGTAATTATTTGAATTGAGAATGTAAGAATCTTCTTTAATATCACAGAATCGGACCATTCCTTCTGTTTGAAATAGGAGTAAATCAATGTAAATACTCCAATCAGTGAATCCTGTAATAATACCATAAAATTCTTTTCCTAAAAATTTTTTGATATATTTTACTTGTATATATTTTAGAAATTCTCTTTCTGCATCTATAGCTAAACGTTCTTTATAACTGCAATATTGAGACTGTTTTTCATAAAATTCCATTGTTTTTAATTTGTATGTATTTTTTTTATTTTTGAGAGGATTGTGTGTGTTTATTAATAAATAATAGTGTAATAAACGATGAGCTATGATATCTGAATATCTCCTTATAGGAGAAGTAAAATGAGTATAATAAAAAAAAGATAATCCATAATGTCCTATATTTTTCGTGGAATATTTAGCTTTACTCATAGAACGAAGAATCAAATTTTCAATCATATTTTGTTCTGGTTTTCCTTTAATTTTTTTTAATAAACAATTAATAGAAGTTTTTAAATTCTTAAAATCTAAAAAATAACCTAAAGGTTCTATAATTTTTTTGATCAAAAAAATTTTTTGAAAATCTGGCTTATCATGTACTCTGTAAATAAAAAGTCTATTGGAAGGATTTCCATTAAAATTTAAACTGACAAACTCTGAAATTTTTCTATTAGCCAATAACATAAATTCTTCTATTAACCGATGAGCATCATTATTTTTTTCTAAATGTAAAGATATTGGATTCTTTTTTTCATCTAAATGAAATTTAACTTCAACTGTTTCAAGATCAATTGATCCATTTTTTAATCTTTTTTTTGTTAATATTTTAGATAAAAAGAATAAAGTATAAATTTCTTCGTAAAAATCTCCTTTTTTCTTATCTATAATTTTTTGAACTTCTTCATATGTAAATCTTTTATTAGATCGTATAATTGTTTTCCCAAACCAACTTTTCAGGATTTCTCCTTGACTATCTATATTAAAAATATAAGAAAAACTTAATTTGTCTTCCTTAGGTTGTAAGGAACAAAGATCATTTGATAATATTTTTGGAAGCATAGGAATTACTTTTCCTACAAAATAAATAGATGTAGAACGTGAATATGCTTCTTTATCTAATAAACTTCCTTCTTCGACATAATGAGAAACATCGGATATATGGACTCCTATTTCCCAAATATCATCATTTAATTTTCTAATTGATAATGCATCATCAAAATCTTTGGCGTTTAATGGATCTATAGTAAAAGTGTTAATATTTCGCATATCTCTTCTTATACTTTTATCTGAAATTTTTCTTGAAAAAATCTTTTGAGCTTCATTTTCTACTTCTTTGGAAAATTCGTAGTGTATTCCATATTCTTCCAATAATGAAAAAATTTCAGTTTTGTATTCTCCTGATTTTCCAAAAATTTTGATAATTTTTCCTAAAGGATTTTTAAGTTCTTTAGGCCATGATATAATTTGAACCATAACTTTATCATTGTGATGATATTTTTTCAATTTTTCATCATCTATTGGAATCAAAATATCGACATGAATACTATTATTGTATACAATGACCGATCCAAACTTAGAGTTTGATTGAATATTCAATATTCCAATAAAATTTTTGGTTTTTCTTTGAATAATTTTCAATACTTCTCCTTCTATTTTTATTCCTTTTTTTTTATTCAACTTAATTTTCACTAAGTCTCCTTCTAAAGCTCGATTTGTTTTATTTTTTGGAATAAAAATATCTTTTTGAAATCCTTCTGCATTGACAAATGCAT is a window encoding:
- the coaD gene encoding pantetheine-phosphate adenylyltransferase, producing the protein MNNNEKNEKIAVFPGSFDPITLGHCDIIIRALNLFDKIIIAVGKNFEKKNMFSLQKRKEWIRKTFFDFPYKHKIEIDSFNGLTISFCIKKKAKFLLRGIRNQFDFEFEKDILFANKKLDKTNLIETVYLFSSYEKSHICSSVVRDIMKNGGDYTLFVPTSVKIE